The sequence below is a genomic window from Actinokineospora baliensis.
GCTGTCGATGGTCCTCGCCGCCAACTTCGAGCGGTTCGGCCGCCGCCGGGTGCTGGCCGCGGTGCTGGTGCTCGCCGCGATCGCCCAGGCCTTCGGCGAGCTGGTGCACCTCGACCCGGTGCTGCCCATCACCGGCCTCGGCCTGGCCGTGCTGGCCATGGTGTCCGCGCAGGCGGGCCTGATGATCATTGGCACCGAGCGGCTGAGCCAGGCCCACCGCCCGGTGGCGGTGGGCCTGTACTCGCTGTTCTTCCAGCTCGGCGGCGCGTTCGGCCCGCTGCTGGCCGCCCTGCTGTTCTAAGCCACTAGCTGGACTGGATCGGGATCGGGCTCATCACCGACTGCAGCAGCAGCGCCTCGGCGAGGGTCATGTGCTCCAGTTCGGACTGGCTCACGCTCTCGTCGGCGCCGTGCGCGTGCGCGACCGGCTCCTCGCAGCCCCACAGCACGATGTCGGCTTCCGGGTTGGCCGCCTGGAACGCGCTGACCAGCGGGATCGACCCGCCCTGGCCCGCCTTGGCCACCGTGCTCGCGTGGTAGGCCTCCAGCAGCGCCCGCTCGATCACCCGGCTGTGCTCCCCGGTCGTCGAGGCGATGAACCCGGAGCCGGACGCGGTCCGCTTCACCGACGGCTTGAGGCCCCACGGCGCCGCGGACATGATGTGGCTCTCCAGCAGCGCGTAGGCCTCGTCCGGGTCCTGGTTGGGCGCCAGCCGCATGCTGATCTTGGCCTTCGCCTTCGGGCACAGCACGTTCTGCGCGCCGCTGACCAGCGGCAGCCCGCTGAGCCCGACCACGTTGATCGACGGCTTGCCGTAGAGCAGCTTGGCGATCGTGCCGGACCCGATCAGGCTGGTCGCGGGCAGCACCCCGGCGTCGCGCCGGTAGGTCGCCTCCGACACCGTCGGCCAGGTGTGGTCGTACTGGGTCAGGCCCGGGATCGCCACGTCCCCGGTCTTGGGGTCCTGCAGCGAGGCCAGGATCTGCACCAGCGCCATGAACGCGTCCGGCACCGGGCCGCCGTACATGCCGCTGTGCACCTTCGTCGACAGGGTCTCCACCACGACGTCGGCGGCGATGATGCCGCGCAGCGTCTCGGTCAGCGTCGGCGCGCCGCGTTCGACGTTGCCGGTGTCGGCGATGATGACCAGGTCGGCCTTGAACCGGGGGTCGTCGGGGTTGGCCGCCAGGTGCTGCTCCAGCACGCTGGTCCCGGACTCCTCCTCGCCCTCGAGCACGAGCTTGATGTTGAGCGGGATCTGGCCGCGGTCCCCGCGCAGCGCCTTGATCGCGCCGAGGTGCATGACCACACCGGACTTGTCGTCGGCCGCGCCGCGCCCGTAGAGGCGCATGTCGTGGTGCTCGTCCATCTTCTCGATGGGCTCGAACGGCTTGGTCGTCCACTGCGTGATGTCCGCGGGCTGCACGTCGTAGTGCCCGTAGAGCAGCACGGTGGTGACCCCGGCGTGCGCGACCTCGTCGGCGAGCACCAGCGGCGCGGAGGTCCGGTCGCCGTGGGTGATCGTCTCCACCCGCGCCGAGCTCAGCCCGGCCCGCTGGAACAGCTCGGCGATCGTCTGCGCGGTGACCGCCAGCGGCGGGTCCGGGTTGGCCGCGACGGACCGGTGCCGGACCAGGTCGGCCAGCGTTCCCCACAGCTCCGGCACGAGCCGGTGCACCCGTTCGCGGACCTGCTGTTCGGGTAGGACCATCGTCATGGGGGAGTCCGGACTCATCGACGGCTCCTCTCGCCGGGGGTAGCGGGTCGGCCGACCCGTCCGCTCACCACAGCACGTCCCGCCTGTGGGGGAAACCTGTATGACCTGATCAGGCGACAACCCGGGCGCCGCGCGATTCTCACTCGAACGGGCGGTCCGATTTGGTCAGGTGCAGCTCGGGTGCGTCGATGAGGACCGGTGATGCTGGAACCAACGCGGGTTGGCCATGCTCGCCGCCGCCGGAACCCGGTGGTGCTCGAGCGGCGCCACGCGGCAGGACCTCGACGAAGGGCGCGACGGCTATGACCCAATCGACCACCGAAGATCCCGTGACGACGGGCCCTGGGGGCGTGCGAGGGGTGTTCGCCAACCGCTCCCTGACCACGAAGATCCTCTCCGTCGTGGTCCTCTCGACGCTGGTCACCATCGCGGTCGGCCTCGTCGGCGTCTTCGCGCTGAACTCCGCCGCGGACGCCACCAAGCGCATCGACAACAACGTGGCCGCGCTGACCGACCTGAACACGCTGAACTCCGCGGGTTCCGGCGGCACCCTGTACATGCTGATGGCCACCGCGATCGGCGACCCGGCCGAGGCGCAGAAGATCCTCGCCGAGGCCAACGCCAAGATCGACGTGTCCTTCGCCGCCTACGAGAGCTACCAGAAGCGCGGCACCTTCGACCAGAAGCTGATCGACGAGTGGAACGCCGCCAGCGCCGCGTTCGGCAAGGTCCTCGGCGAAAAGGTCATGCCCGCCGCGATGAGCGGTGACGCCGCGACCGGCGTGCAGGCCTTCTACACCGAGGCCCTGCCGCTGCTGGTCAAGTTCAACGAGGTCTCCGCCCGCATGCTCGAGGCCGAGCGCCAGCGCACGCTCAAGGAGATCGAGTCGGTCAGCGCCGAGCGCGACAGCAGCATCGCCATCGCCGTGGTCCTGCTCGGTGTCGGCCTGGTCGTCAGCTTCGGCGTCGGCGTGCTGATCACCCGCTCGATCACCAAGCCGATGCGCGGGCTCTCCGCCGCGCTGGAGGCCGTGGCCGACGGCGACCTCACCCAGCGGGTCGAGGTCCGCTCCAAGGACGAGGTCGGCCGGATGGCCGCCGCGCTCAACAAGGCCACCGACGGCACCCGGGCCATCGTCGGCACCATCTCCCGCGGTGTCGGCTCGCTGAAGGCCTCCACCCAGCAGATGGCCGAGATGTCCACCCAGGTCACCGCCTCCGCCGAGGAGACCTCCGCCCAGGCCGGTGTCGTGACCGCCGCGGCGGACCAGGTGGCGCGCAACGTGCAGACCGTGGCGACGGGTGCGGATGAGATGTCGGCGTCGATCAAGGAGATCGCGCAGTCGGCGAACGAGGCCGCTGGTGTGGCCGGTCAGGCCGTGTCGGTCGCCGCGGCGACCAACGGGACGGTCGCCAAGCTGGGTGAGTCGTCGATGGAGATCGGCAACGTGGTCAAGGTCATCACCTCGATCGCCGAGCAGACCAACCTGCTGGCGCTCAATGCGACCATCGAGGCCGCGCGCGCCGGTGACGCTGGTAAGGGCTTCGCCGTCGTCGCCAACGAGGTCAAGGACCTGGCCCAGGAGACGGCGAAGGCCACTGAGGACATTTCGCGTCGGGTGGAGATGATCCAGGCGGACACGGCGAACGCGGTGAACGCGATCGACGAGATCTCCGAGATCATCGGTCGGATCAACGACTTCCAGCTGACCATCGCCTCCGCGGTGGAGGAGCAGACCGCCACCACCACCGAGATGAACCGCAACGTCGGCGAGGCCTCGGCCGGTGTCTCCGAGATCGCCGCCAACATCGGTGGCGTCGCGGAGAGCGCGGGCAACACCACCGGCACGGTCACCAAGACCACCGACGTCCTCGACGACCTGTCGCGGCTCTCGGCTGAGCTGCAGAGCCAGGTCAGCCGGTTCCACCTCTGATCTGGGCGCCCTCCCAGCCCGAGCGGCCGGATCCCCTCGCGGGGGTCCGGCCGTTCGGCGTCTCAGCCGGTCATCTGTCCCGGTAGGACGGTCCGGGGCCGGTGGCGGGCCGCGCCGGGGGCGATGTCGAACTCCCGCTTGAAGGCCCGGCAGAACGCGGCCTCGGAGGTGTAGCCGAAGCGGCGGGCGACCGCGTGCAGCGGTTCGGTGGTCTCGCCGAGGTGCAACCGGGCCTGCTGCAGGCGCCACCCCGCCAGGTAGCGCATCACCGGCTCGCCCACTAGTTCGGTGAACCGGGCGGAGAACGCCGAGCGCGACATGCCCACCGCGGCGGCCAGCGACCCCACCGTCCACGGCCGCTCCGGCGCGCGGTGCACGGCCAGCAACGCCCGGCCTACCTGGTCGTCGCGCAGCGCGGCGAGCCAGCCGCGGCGGGCTTCCGGAGCGGTGTCGAGCCAGGCGCGGATGGACTGGATCACCAGGACGTCGGCGAGTCTGGTGAGGACGGTCTCGCCGCCCGGCCGGGGCGCCTGGGCCTCCCTGGTGATCAGGTTGAGCGTGCTGTGCACCCAGTCGTCGTCGAGGGACCGCAGGTGCAGGACCGCGGGCAGTTGCGCGAGCAGCCGGTGCGCCGCGACGTGGTCGAAGCGCATCACCGCGTAGGTCACCTGGCTGGGCGCGCCGCCACCGCCGTAGGTCATCGTCTCGAACCGCTCGCTGATCCGGGTCACGGCCAGGTCGAACAGCGGCTCGGTCGGCGCGTCGGGGGCGCTGCGCAGCCGGTGCCGGGAGCCGTGCGGCAGCAGCGTGAGGCTGCCCTGCGGGAGCCGGACGGGCGCGTCGCCCTCGACCTCGAGCCACGCCTCCCCGGCGGTCACGACCTGCAGGATCATGTACTCGCTCAACTCGGGCACGTCCACGCCCCACGGCGCCGTCAACTCCGCGCGGCAGTAGAGCGTGCCGGTCAGCCGCAGCAGGTGCAGCGCCTCCCCGAGCAGGTCGGTGCTGCCGGGGATGTCGCGGGTCGGGCTCGGCATGCGCCCACTCTAACCGACCGTCCGGCTGTTCTGGACGATCGGCATAAAAGAGCGGACTGGAGGTCATTGAACGTCCAGGATTCCGCCCAGAGACTGGACGCATCAACCAACCGTGAGGAGTGACCGTGTCCATTCTCGTCATCGGGTCCACCGGCAAGACCGGCGTCCGCGTCCTGCGCCGCCTGGAGCGCCTCGACCTCGAGGTGACCGGCGTGTCGCGCGGCACCGTCCCGAGGTTCGACTGGTCCGAGCCCGACACCTGGGCGGGCCCGCTCGCGGGCGCCGAGGCCGTCTACCTGACCTACGCCCCCGACCTGGCCGCGAGCGGCGCCCCCGCGGCCATCGAGCGCTTCGTGGCCCTCGCGGCGGAGGCCGGGGTGCGCCGGGTGGTGCTGCTGTCGGGCCGGGGTGAGCACAACGCGGGCGTGTGCGAGAAGATCGTCCTTGAGTCCACTGTGGACGCGACCGTGGTGCGGGCCAGCTGGTTCGCGCAGAACTTCAGCGAGGGCGCCCTGCGCGACTCGGTGCTCGACGGGGCGTTCGCGCTGCCCGCCGGGGACATCGCCGAGCCGCTGATCGACGCCGACGACATCGCCGACGTCGTGGTCGCCGCCCTCACCCAGGACGGGCACGCGGGCAAGGTCTACGACGTGACCGGTCCCCGCCTGCTCACCTTCGCCGAGGCCGCCGCCGAGATCAGCGCCGCGTCCGGCCGCCAGGTCGCCTACGTCCCGGTGACCCTGCAGGACTTCCACGCCGCGCTGGTCGAGGCCGCGGGCCCGGAGTACGCCGAGGTCGTCACCGCGGTCTGCGCGGAGGTCTTCGACGGGCGCAACGCGTCGGTCAGCGACGGCGTGCGCGAGGCGCTCGGCCGCGAGCCCCGCGACTTCGCCGACTTCTGCGCGTCAGCGTTCGGGGGCTGAGGTGGTGTCCCGGATCGTCCTCGGCCTCGCGGGCCTGGTCGCCATCGCGATCGGTGCCGCGCAGTTGTTCGCCCCGGCCGCGTTCCACGAGGCCAACGGGCTGCCCGCCGTCCACGACGCGGGGGCGTTGAGCGAGATCAGGGCCATCGGCGCGGCCATCCTCGCGATCGGGGTCGTGATCGCCGCAGGCGCGGTCAGACCGGCCCTGAGCAGGCAGGCCGCCCTGTTCGGCACCGGCTTCTACCTCGCGTTCGGCGTGGGCCGCGTCGTCGGCCTCGCCTTCGACGGCCTCCCGTCGGGGTCGCTGCTCGGTGCGATGGCCGCCGAACTCGCCCTCGGGCTGGCCTGCTCGTACGTGCTGGCCCGCTCCAGGGAGCCGATCGCGGCCTGACCGGCGGTGCGCGGCGATCACCGGCCGATGGTGCGAGGGTGGTCGGAGACCGGGCGAACGGGGCGGTGGGTGTCGTGGCTGGTGAACTGGTGCTGGTGACCGGTGGGTCCGGGTTCCTCGGCGCGCACGCGGTGGTCCGGCTGCTCGCCGACGGCTACCGGGTGCGCGCCACGGTCCGGTCGCTGGACCGGGTGGCCGCCGTGCGCGAGATGGTCCGGGTCGGCGGCGTCGACCCGCACAGCGACCTGTCCTTCGTCGCCGCCGACCTCACGGGCGACGCCGGGTGGGGCGAGGCCGTCGCGGGCTGCACCTACGTGCTGCACGTGGCCTCGCCCTTCCCGGCCGGGTCGCCCAAGGATGAGGACGCCCTGGTCGGCCCCGCGCGGGACGGGGCGCTGCGGGTGCTGCGGTCTGCGGGAGAGGCGGGTGTGCGGCGGGTGGTGATGACCTCCTCCTTCGCCGCCGTCGGGTACGGGCACCCGCGGACCGAGCGGGTCTACACCGAGGAGACCTGGACCAACCTCGACGGCCCGGGGATCACCCCGTACGTCAGGTCCAAGACCCTGGCCGAACGCGCGGCCTGGGAGTTCGCCCAGACCCCGCCGGTGGAGCTGTCGGTGATCAACCCGGTCGGCATCTTCGGCCCCGTCCTCGGCCCCGACTACGCGGGCTCAGTAGACCTGATCCGCCGCCTCCTCGACGGCGAACTCCCCGGCCTCCCCCGCCTCTCGACCTCGGTGGTAGACGCCCGCGACGTGGCCGACCTGCACGTCCGGGCCATGATCGCCCCCCAGGCCGCGGGCCAACGCTTCCTGGCGGCAGCGGGCGACTACATCACCATGCCGGAGATGGCCGAGATCCTGCGATCCCACCTGGGCCCCGCCGCCGCCCAAGTACCGACCAAGTCCCTCGCCGACTGGGTGGTGCGCTTGTCGGCGATCATGCACCGCCCACTACGACCGATCGTCCCGCTACTGGGCAAACACCGCCGGGTATCGCACGAGAAGGCATCCCGGGTGTTGGGGTGGCACCCCAGGTCCAATGAGGACGTTGTCGTCGCGACAGCGGAAAGCTTGCTGCGGCTGGGTTTGGTGGCCGCGGGCCACTAGGGGACTGCGAGCTGTTGCTGTGGTTGGGGTGGCTGGCCAGGCGGGTCGCGTCGGGTGCTGGGTGGCATCCTGGGCCTGGTGGGGACGTTGTGGTTGCGACGGTGGAGAGCTTGCTGGGGTTGGGTTTGGCGGCAGTCGGAGCAGCCGGGGCGGCAGCGGACTGGTGTGGCGATGGCACGGCTGATCGGCGCCGTTGTGCCGGTGCGGGCATCGGTGGGTGTCGCCCGAGGCAGTCTCGGGTTGGGGATGGCATTCCGGGCCCAGCGGGGACGCTGTTGTGGCGGCGAGCTTGCTGCGGCGAGGTTGGTGGCTGCGGGCCACTAGCGGGCTGTTGCGGCGATTGGGGCGGCTGATCAGGCCACCGTGGCGGTGCCACAGGTCTCGGGTGTTGCCGAGCGGGCGGTTCGGGTGCTGGGTGGCGCCTGGGCCTGGTGGGGATGGTGTCGCCGCAACGGCGGAGAGCTTGTGGCGCCCAGGTTTGGTGGCCGCTCGCCACTAGGGCAGCGGCCGGTGTGCTGTCGCTGTGCTCGTCTGCCGCCTGGTGTGTTGCCGTGGCTAATGGCACGGCTGATCGGCGTCGTCGTGCTGGTGCGGTGCGGGCATCGCCGAGTGCCGCCCGAGCGGCGCTGTGGGTGCCGGGTGGCACCCCCGGCTGAATGGGATGCCGTTGCCGCGACCGCCGGGAGCCCGCTGCGGGCAGCTTGGCCGCCGCCCGGTGTTAGAGGAGGGGTTGGTCCAGGCAAGCCCGGTGGGCCGCTGCCGCGATGGGGCGGCTGGTCAGGCCCAGCTTTGTGTAGAGAGTCCGGGCGGCGTCGTTCCAGCTGTCGACCATGAGGGCGGCTCGGGTGGTTTCGGCTACCAGGGTGTCGATGGTCAGGCCGCACACGGCGATGGCGTGGCCCCTGCCTCGCGCGGCCGGCGCGGTGATCACCCCGGCCAGGAACCCGACCTCCGGGGCCGACCACGCCTCGGCGGCCACCGCGACGAGTTCCCCGC
It includes:
- a CDS encoding M20/M25/M40 family metallo-hydrolase encodes the protein MSPDSPMTMVLPEQQVRERVHRLVPELWGTLADLVRHRSVAANPDPPLAVTAQTIAELFQRAGLSSARVETITHGDRTSAPLVLADEVAHAGVTTVLLYGHYDVQPADITQWTTKPFEPIEKMDEHHDMRLYGRGAADDKSGVVMHLGAIKALRGDRGQIPLNIKLVLEGEEESGTSVLEQHLAANPDDPRFKADLVIIADTGNVERGAPTLTETLRGIIAADVVVETLSTKVHSGMYGGPVPDAFMALVQILASLQDPKTGDVAIPGLTQYDHTWPTVSEATYRRDAGVLPATSLIGSGTIAKLLYGKPSINVVGLSGLPLVSGAQNVLCPKAKAKISMRLAPNQDPDEAYALLESHIMSAAPWGLKPSVKRTASGSGFIASTTGEHSRVIERALLEAYHASTVAKAGQGGSIPLVSAFQAANPEADIVLWGCEEPVAHAHGADESVSQSELEHMTLAEALLLQSVMSPIPIQSS
- a CDS encoding methyl-accepting chemotaxis protein, which encodes MRGVFANRSLTTKILSVVVLSTLVTIAVGLVGVFALNSAADATKRIDNNVAALTDLNTLNSAGSGGTLYMLMATAIGDPAEAQKILAEANAKIDVSFAAYESYQKRGTFDQKLIDEWNAASAAFGKVLGEKVMPAAMSGDAATGVQAFYTEALPLLVKFNEVSARMLEAERQRTLKEIESVSAERDSSIAIAVVLLGVGLVVSFGVGVLITRSITKPMRGLSAALEAVADGDLTQRVEVRSKDEVGRMAAALNKATDGTRAIVGTISRGVGSLKASTQQMAEMSTQVTASAEETSAQAGVVTAAADQVARNVQTVATGADEMSASIKEIAQSANEAAGVAGQAVSVAAATNGTVAKLGESSMEIGNVVKVITSIAEQTNLLALNATIEAARAGDAGKGFAVVANEVKDLAQETAKATEDISRRVEMIQADTANAVNAIDEISEIIGRINDFQLTIASAVEEQTATTTEMNRNVGEASAGVSEIAANIGGVAESAGNTTGTVTKTTDVLDDLSRLSAELQSQVSRFHL
- a CDS encoding AraC family transcriptional regulator, encoding MPSPTRDIPGSTDLLGEALHLLRLTGTLYCRAELTAPWGVDVPELSEYMILQVVTAGEAWLEVEGDAPVRLPQGSLTLLPHGSRHRLRSAPDAPTEPLFDLAVTRISERFETMTYGGGGAPSQVTYAVMRFDHVAAHRLLAQLPAVLHLRSLDDDWVHSTLNLITREAQAPRPGGETVLTRLADVLVIQSIRAWLDTAPEARRGWLAALRDDQVGRALLAVHRAPERPWTVGSLAAAVGMSRSAFSARFTELVGEPVMRYLAGWRLQQARLHLGETTEPLHAVARRFGYTSEAAFCRAFKREFDIAPGAARHRPRTVLPGQMTG
- a CDS encoding NmrA family transcriptional regulator, with the translated sequence MSILVIGSTGKTGVRVLRRLERLDLEVTGVSRGTVPRFDWSEPDTWAGPLAGAEAVYLTYAPDLAASGAPAAIERFVALAAEAGVRRVVLLSGRGEHNAGVCEKIVLESTVDATVVRASWFAQNFSEGALRDSVLDGAFALPAGDIAEPLIDADDIADVVVAALTQDGHAGKVYDVTGPRLLTFAEAAAEISAASGRQVAYVPVTLQDFHAALVEAAGPEYAEVVTAVCAEVFDGRNASVSDGVREALGREPRDFADFCASAFGG
- a CDS encoding DUF4345 domain-containing protein; this encodes MSRIVLGLAGLVAIAIGAAQLFAPAAFHEANGLPAVHDAGALSEIRAIGAAILAIGVVIAAGAVRPALSRQAALFGTGFYLAFGVGRVVGLAFDGLPSGSLLGAMAAELALGLACSYVLARSREPIAA
- a CDS encoding SDR family oxidoreductase, producing the protein MAGELVLVTGGSGFLGAHAVVRLLADGYRVRATVRSLDRVAAVREMVRVGGVDPHSDLSFVAADLTGDAGWGEAVAGCTYVLHVASPFPAGSPKDEDALVGPARDGALRVLRSAGEAGVRRVVMTSSFAAVGYGHPRTERVYTEETWTNLDGPGITPYVRSKTLAERAAWEFAQTPPVELSVINPVGIFGPVLGPDYAGSVDLIRRLLDGELPGLPRLSTSVVDARDVADLHVRAMIAPQAAGQRFLAAAGDYITMPEMAEILRSHLGPAAAQVPTKSLADWVVRLSAIMHRPLRPIVPLLGKHRRVSHEKASRVLGWHPRSNEDVVVATAESLLRLGLVAAGH